One window of the Branchiostoma lanceolatum isolate klBraLanc5 chromosome 3, klBraLanc5.hap2, whole genome shotgun sequence genome contains the following:
- the LOC136430200 gene encoding endoplasmic reticulum-Golgi intermediate compartment protein 2-like isoform X2 produces MRRRLSQVRRESVGLVKRVDAFPKIPDDCREKSTTGATVSLLSFSVIAILVTSEVQRYGRSEIRYQYEVDREISEKLNITVDITVAMPCEYVGADVTNSLGHYWSLRDQMTYFELTEKQKREQRKLQSVRRAINAKRSLRDVILQSGLDTSRTIIRHDHKTLYKKQVDACRFHGQLEIDKVSGTLHIMAGRSVQHGSGHNHYLAPDLLQSDKPVTYNFSHRIDLLSFGALTPGILNPLDGEEKNTDTGIYIAFELSSIRVHITEEERSLGHLAVRLCGIIGGVYTTSGVLYSLMATLTAQLFGKDETVQVLQETITTDGSVQEQEETVTVELH; encoded by the exons ATGAGGCGGCGTCTGTCCCAGGTACGCCGGGAGAGTGTCGGCTTGGTCAAACGTGTGGATGCCTTCCCCAAGATTCCCGACGACTGCAGAGAGAAGAGCACTACGGGAGCCACTG TATCTCTTTTGAGCTTCTCCGTCATCGCAATTCTTGTGACGTCAGAAGTACAGCGCTATGGGAGAAGCGAAATTCGCTACCAGTATGAGGTGGACAGAGAAATATCGGA gAAGCTGAACATCACTGTGGACATCACTGTGGCGATGCCGTGCGAAT ACGTGGGTGCTGACGTCACCAATTCCCTCGGTCACTATTGGTCCTTACGAGATCAGATGACGTACTTCGAGTTGACAGAGAAACAGAAAAGGGAACAAAG AAAACTACAGTCAGTACGAAGAGCAATCAACGCAAAGAGGTCTTTGAGGGACGTCATCCTCCAATCAGGACTTGACACGTCACGGACGATAATTAG gCACGACCACAAAACATTGTACAAGAAACAAGTGGACGCATGTCGTTTTCATGGGCAGCTAGAAATTGACAAG GTTTCTGGAACACTCCATATCATGGCTGGAAG GTCTGTCCAGCATGGTTCAGGACACAACCACTACCTAGCGCCAGACTTGCTACAGAGCGACAAGC CTGTTACATACAACTTCTCCCATCGCATCGACCTGTTGTCTTTTGGTGCCCTCACACCTGGCATTCTCAACCCTCTGGACGGCGAAGAGAAGAATACAGATACTG GTATTTACATAGCATTTGAGCTGTCCAGTATCCGTGTACACATCACTGAGGAGGAGAGGTCCCTGGGCCATCTTGCCGTGCGCCTGTGTGGGATCATAGGGGGCGTCTATACAACCTCAG GGGTTCTGTACTCCTTAATGGCCACCTTGACAGCTCAACTATTTGGGAAGGATGAAACTGTTCAA GTACTACAGGAGACCATCACGACAGATGGTTCAGTACAGGAGCAGGAAGAAACTGTGACAGTAGAACTGCACTAA
- the LOC136430200 gene encoding endoplasmic reticulum-Golgi intermediate compartment protein 2-like isoform X1, with amino-acid sequence MRRRLSQVRRESVGLVKRVDAFPKIPDDCREKSTTGATVSLLSFSVIAILVTSEVQRYGRSEIRYQYEVDREISEKLNITVDITVAMPCEYVGADVTNSLGHYWSLRDQMTYFELTEKQKREQRKLQSVRRAINAKRSLRDVILQSGLDTSRTIIRHDHKTLYKKQVDACRFHGQLEIDKVSGTLHIMAGRSVQHGSGHNHYLAPDLLQSDKPVTYNFSHRIDLLSFGALTPGILNPLDGEEKNTDTGNMMYQYVVQVVPTTVRTSRISAQTHQFAVTEREKAVEAAYGRVTSGVAGIYIAFELSSIRVHITEEERSLGHLAVRLCGIIGGVYTTSGVLYSLMATLTAQLFGKDETVQVLQETITTDGSVQEQEETVTVELH; translated from the exons ATGAGGCGGCGTCTGTCCCAGGTACGCCGGGAGAGTGTCGGCTTGGTCAAACGTGTGGATGCCTTCCCCAAGATTCCCGACGACTGCAGAGAGAAGAGCACTACGGGAGCCACTG TATCTCTTTTGAGCTTCTCCGTCATCGCAATTCTTGTGACGTCAGAAGTACAGCGCTATGGGAGAAGCGAAATTCGCTACCAGTATGAGGTGGACAGAGAAATATCGGA gAAGCTGAACATCACTGTGGACATCACTGTGGCGATGCCGTGCGAAT ACGTGGGTGCTGACGTCACCAATTCCCTCGGTCACTATTGGTCCTTACGAGATCAGATGACGTACTTCGAGTTGACAGAGAAACAGAAAAGGGAACAAAG AAAACTACAGTCAGTACGAAGAGCAATCAACGCAAAGAGGTCTTTGAGGGACGTCATCCTCCAATCAGGACTTGACACGTCACGGACGATAATTAG gCACGACCACAAAACATTGTACAAGAAACAAGTGGACGCATGTCGTTTTCATGGGCAGCTAGAAATTGACAAG GTTTCTGGAACACTCCATATCATGGCTGGAAG GTCTGTCCAGCATGGTTCAGGACACAACCACTACCTAGCGCCAGACTTGCTACAGAGCGACAAGC CTGTTACATACAACTTCTCCCATCGCATCGACCTGTTGTCTTTTGGTGCCCTCACACCTGGCATTCTCAACCCTCTGGACGGCGAAGAGAAGAATACAGATACTG GGAACATGATGTACCAGTATGTGGTGCAGGTCGTCCCCACCACAGTGCGCACCAGCCGGATCTCTGCCCAAACACACCAGTTCGCTGTCACTGAAAGG GAAAAGGCTGTAGAAGCTGCTTATGGCAGGGTGACATCAGGAGTAGCAG GTATTTACATAGCATTTGAGCTGTCCAGTATCCGTGTACACATCACTGAGGAGGAGAGGTCCCTGGGCCATCTTGCCGTGCGCCTGTGTGGGATCATAGGGGGCGTCTATACAACCTCAG GGGTTCTGTACTCCTTAATGGCCACCTTGACAGCTCAACTATTTGGGAAGGATGAAACTGTTCAA GTACTACAGGAGACCATCACGACAGATGGTTCAGTACAGGAGCAGGAAGAAACTGTGACAGTAGAACTGCACTAA
- the LOC136429275 gene encoding hemoglobin subunit beta-like: MTIFFFLQLKITCTMGLTSEDKSAVLDSWAKMSGPTFQDAGEKVFLLLLKTDSTKALFPKFRDIPHDKLAGHPDVRDHGGKVMQVLDDFIKGLDTAGDAAIQKVGLLHKGVGVSHENIDLMKPVLMTLLGEVGCSGAAGAWENLWARFMDVHRICY; this comes from the exons AtgaccatttttttctttctccagctgaaaattacatgtactatgggTCTTACGTCCGAAGACAAGAGTGCAGTGCTGGATTCCTGGGCCAAGATGTCTGGTCCCACGTTCCAAGACGCGGGCGAAAAGGTTTTCTTACT TCTATTGAAGACCGACTCCACTAAGGCGCTGTTCCCGAAGTTCCGTGACATTCCGCACGACAAGCTGGCCGGCCATCCCGACGTCCGTGACCACGGCGGCAAG GTGATGCAGGTACTTGATGACTTCATCAAAGGCCTGGACACTGCAGGTGACGCCGCCATCCAGAAGGTGGGGCTCCTGCACAAGGGCGTGGGCGTGTCTCACGAGAACATCGAC CTGATGAAGCCTGTCCTGATGACCCTACTCGGAGAGGTGGGGTGCAGCGGTGCCGCGGGAGCCTGGGAGAACCTGTGGGCCCGCTTCATGGACGTGCACCGCATCTGTTACTGA